A region of Moorena producens PAL-8-15-08-1 DNA encodes the following proteins:
- a CDS encoding biotin--[acetyl-CoA-carboxylase] ligase gives MHDSSFNQQAFEIALEAVREQLPLNSPGMGQFPPIPLQVFDTLPSTNQTLWELLNQTATVPTMVIAGQQTAGRGQWGRQWQSPKGGLYLSLALAPKLQALDSAQLTMCSAWGIATALRAYAIPVSLKWPNDLLLKGRKLGGILTQTRVQQGQITKAVVGVGINWSNQVPESGINLRSFWQAEPSPTVRSIEMLAAIVLQGLLSGYQLWSEEGMNSLLPRYLALFNYQGSQVMVEGNPGIITGVTPRGELRVHLHDTPTPKEILLKPGTISLGYRSC, from the coding sequence ATGCATGATAGCTCATTTAATCAACAAGCGTTTGAAATTGCACTGGAAGCAGTAAGGGAACAGTTGCCCCTCAACTCCCCAGGCATGGGGCAATTCCCACCAATTCCCCTACAGGTCTTTGACACTCTCCCATCCACCAACCAAACCCTTTGGGAATTGCTCAACCAAACTGCAACAGTTCCCACCATGGTTATTGCTGGGCAACAGACAGCAGGGCGGGGACAGTGGGGACGACAATGGCAATCTCCAAAAGGTGGACTCTACTTATCATTAGCTTTAGCTCCCAAGTTACAGGCATTGGACAGCGCCCAGCTAACCATGTGTAGTGCTTGGGGAATTGCTACAGCTTTGAGAGCTTACGCCATACCAGTGTCTCTGAAGTGGCCCAATGACCTACTGCTTAAGGGACGTAAACTCGGAGGTATTCTAACACAAACCCGTGTCCAACAGGGTCAAATTACCAAAGCAGTCGTGGGTGTCGGAATCAACTGGAGCAATCAGGTGCCGGAATCTGGCATCAATTTGCGCTCATTTTGGCAAGCCGAGCCCTCTCCCACTGTGAGGTCTATAGAAATGCTGGCTGCCATTGTTTTACAAGGACTACTGTCCGGATATCAACTCTGGTCAGAGGAAGGAATGAATAGTTTGCTACCACGATATCTAGCGCTATTCAATTATCAAGGAAGCCAGGTCATGGTAGAAGGAAATCCAGGCATCATAACAGGGGTAACCCCTAGGGGCGAACTGCGAGTGCATCTACACGATACTCCGACCCCAAAAGAAATTTTGCTCAAGCCCGGTACAATCAGTCTTGGCTATCGTAGTTGTTGA
- a CDS encoding SLBB domain-containing protein, producing the protein MINTINPGKKRPLDILSQIAKNHSSLQPRLTRPVVGVSLLVVSAITLPTPTLAQIPSIKVPAPPSPIEVPASTSPIEVPAPPSIADFIEVNQGNTVSAATPPVRNSLPPDRAYTLDAGDVLTMNIFDVDEYSGQYQVLVNGSLNLPLIGSVVVRGKTLDQASELVTSAFSVYIKRPVVSLGLVKARPLKISVAGEVSRPGAYTMGLNEGQQFPSLTQAINLAGGATLTADVKQVELRRRESSGQRNTYYINLQQLINRSDIRQDVTLRDGDEILLRTTTAINPEQTRLLSNASFAANASRPIQVAVVGEVVNPGAYVVKGETLGNNNINIGSADIRSTNAPPTVTQAIAIAGGITQDANVRQVKVRRLTQGGTQQEIALDFWQLLRQGDLTQDILLKEGDTILVTKADEIAPEVALALADSNLSAAAIPVNVVGQVQRPGNVQVKPNSPLNEALLAAGGFDDVRAEKGSVELVRLNRNGTVEKRDIQIDFTAPVNEETNPTLQPNDVIIVKRDGVARTADNVERISRPASGIFNLIELPIRLFNLLF; encoded by the coding sequence ATGATCAATACAATTAACCCAGGGAAAAAAAGACCCCTTGATATATTAAGCCAAATTGCTAAGAATCACAGTAGTCTACAACCACGATTGACTAGACCAGTGGTGGGTGTAAGCTTACTGGTGGTTTCCGCTATTACCCTACCTACACCTACCCTAGCTCAAATTCCTTCAATCAAAGTACCAGCTCCACCATCCCCGATCGAGGTACCAGCTTCAACATCCCCGATCGAGGTACCAGCTCCACCATCCATTGCTGACTTCATTGAGGTGAATCAGGGTAACACCGTATCAGCCGCCACACCCCCTGTGCGTAACTCTTTACCACCAGATAGAGCTTATACCCTTGATGCTGGAGATGTTCTGACCATGAATATCTTTGATGTTGATGAATACAGTGGTCAGTATCAAGTACTGGTGAACGGTTCCCTGAACCTACCCTTGATTGGTAGTGTCGTTGTAAGGGGAAAAACCCTCGATCAAGCTAGCGAACTCGTTACCAGTGCCTTCTCTGTTTACATCAAACGCCCAGTCGTTTCTTTGGGTCTGGTCAAAGCCCGTCCTTTAAAAATTTCCGTAGCTGGGGAAGTGAGTCGCCCTGGAGCCTACACCATGGGTCTGAATGAAGGACAGCAATTTCCCTCCCTGACTCAAGCAATTAATTTGGCTGGGGGAGCTACCCTAACAGCAGACGTTAAGCAAGTAGAACTCCGGCGTCGTGAAAGCTCTGGGCAGCGCAATACTTATTATATCAATCTCCAGCAATTGATTAATAGAAGTGATATCAGGCAGGATGTTACCTTGCGGGATGGGGATGAAATCTTGCTCCGAACTACTACTGCTATCAACCCAGAGCAAACCCGTCTATTGTCCAATGCCAGTTTTGCAGCTAATGCCAGCCGTCCGATTCAAGTGGCTGTGGTAGGGGAAGTGGTTAACCCAGGAGCTTATGTGGTCAAGGGAGAAACTCTGGGTAATAACAACATTAACATCGGTAGTGCTGATATCCGTAGCACCAATGCACCACCAACTGTAACCCAAGCGATCGCGATCGCTGGAGGCATTACCCAAGACGCTAACGTTCGCCAGGTTAAAGTGCGACGTTTGACCCAAGGGGGTACACAACAAGAAATTGCCTTGGATTTTTGGCAATTGTTGCGACAGGGTGACCTAACTCAGGATATCCTCTTAAAGGAGGGAGATACAATTCTTGTCACCAAAGCTGACGAAATTGCTCCAGAGGTAGCATTGGCATTAGCAGATTCCAACCTTTCTGCTGCTGCCATCCCCGTCAATGTGGTTGGTCAAGTTCAACGACCTGGTAATGTCCAAGTCAAGCCCAATTCTCCTCTTAATGAAGCCTTGCTTGCAGCTGGGGGATTTGATGACGTTCGTGCTGAAAAAGGTTCTGTTGAATTAGTTCGCCTGAATCGCAATGGCACAGTTGAAAAAAGAGACATTCAAATCGATTTTACGGCTCCAGTTAACGAGGAAACTAATCCGACCTTGCAGCCTAATGATGTGATTATTGTTAAACGGGATGGTGTCGCAAGAACTGCGGACAATGTTGAAAGGATTTCGAGACCTGCTAGCGGTATTTTCAACCTAATTGAATTACCAATTAGATTATTTAATCTTCTATTCTAG
- a CDS encoding M23 family metallopeptidase, which yields MTKENSPGSTLYSIFYRCPKLIHGLSVMSSIGVLSSGMVVAKTQSPIEAVSVNTTTKSITEAGFDPILIAALPKPTAPTSFPVPAVPVAKPAPAKAPSKPVAATKVTKPIAPRAPKAARKSVAPSVAIKVRKPIAPPARKSVRTKAIAVKPVQRRTQFSVPAKATVAKPPKVKLNPVALQPRVPKAAAKNSYIDRTNYNVGATKRYTPPSAVVLTERSRGCRTVARNGQLRGNCGVAPRRQPIAITGGRRNGRVTQLPRPRVIGTQTARYNPVRPVRFNSVQPARFNRVKPVKSRPAKWVPRGISVARRNRSVRKLPTALAYYNLTQRPSGLANFRQSSFVFPVTIPSAISSLFGWRIHPISGNRRFHAGTDIAAPLGTPVVAAADGEVVTADFLGGYGLTVMVRHEEGTQESRYAHLSEIFVQPGEWVQKGTVIGRVGSTGNSTGPHLHFEWRHATPQGWVAVDAGSHLKYSLGQLVQALQVAQNTSFSLRGF from the coding sequence ATGACCAAAGAAAACTCCCCTGGTAGCACCCTGTATAGCATTTTCTACCGATGCCCAAAACTCATCCATGGACTGAGTGTGATGAGTAGTATTGGTGTCCTCAGCAGCGGTATGGTTGTGGCAAAAACTCAGTCACCCATAGAAGCTGTATCAGTAAACACGACTACCAAATCTATAACGGAAGCAGGATTTGATCCAATTCTTATTGCTGCTTTGCCTAAACCTACAGCCCCAACCTCTTTTCCGGTGCCAGCTGTGCCAGTGGCAAAACCAGCCCCAGCAAAAGCTCCTTCAAAACCAGTAGCAGCAACTAAGGTCACTAAACCCATTGCCCCACGAGCACCAAAAGCTGCCCGGAAATCAGTAGCTCCCTCCGTGGCTATCAAGGTCAGGAAACCTATTGCTCCACCAGCTAGGAAATCTGTCCGGACAAAAGCGATCGCAGTCAAACCAGTACAGCGTAGAACCCAATTCTCTGTACCAGCTAAAGCCACTGTCGCCAAGCCACCCAAAGTCAAGCTCAATCCAGTAGCATTACAGCCTAGAGTTCCAAAAGCGGCTGCTAAAAATAGCTATATTGACCGCACAAACTACAATGTTGGTGCCACTAAACGGTACACTCCCCCCTCGGCAGTTGTTTTAACTGAACGGTCAAGGGGTTGTCGGACTGTAGCCAGAAATGGGCAACTCAGGGGGAATTGTGGTGTTGCCCCGAGGCGTCAACCAATTGCTATCACTGGAGGTAGACGGAACGGTAGAGTAACTCAATTACCCAGACCACGAGTAATTGGTACTCAAACTGCTAGATATAATCCGGTTCGACCAGTCCGATTTAATTCAGTTCAACCGGCCAGATTTAATCGGGTGAAACCTGTCAAGAGTCGTCCAGCTAAATGGGTTCCTCGTGGGATTAGCGTTGCTCGGCGGAATCGGTCTGTCCGTAAACTTCCTACAGCCTTAGCCTACTACAATCTCACCCAACGACCCTCAGGATTGGCCAATTTCAGGCAATCCAGCTTTGTGTTCCCCGTAACCATTCCTTCTGCCATTAGCTCCCTATTCGGCTGGCGGATTCATCCGATTTCCGGTAATCGCCGTTTCCACGCTGGTACAGATATAGCAGCACCCCTAGGTACTCCGGTTGTTGCTGCCGCTGATGGTGAAGTAGTAACAGCTGACTTCTTAGGTGGCTACGGTTTGACCGTTATGGTGCGCCATGAGGAAGGTACCCAAGAAAGCCGCTACGCTCACCTATCAGAAATCTTCGTCCAACCTGGGGAATGGGTACAAAAAGGAACTGTAATTGGGCGCGTTGGCAGCACCGGTAATTCTACTGGTCCCCACCTACACTTTGAATGGCGGCATGCCACTCCCCAAGGCTGGGTAGCAGTGGATGCTGGCTCCCATTTGAAATATTCTTTAGGTCAACTAGTCCAAGCCCTACAAGTAGCCCAAAATACCTCCTTTTCCCTACGAGGATTTTAG
- a CDS encoding SCO5389 family protein yields MSLNITPELLKQAQEGEVNQEAFIESIRQSLPYAFGIVEDLAKQLAQGEAEWVEHSVPPPTEQDRAQLLRMIGGDAIRGAVERYFGIKLAFQNCHKTAIFRPEALESPAYQDFISIRSQILNQTPELIDC; encoded by the coding sequence ATGTCACTGAACATTACTCCAGAGCTGTTGAAGCAAGCACAGGAGGGTGAGGTTAATCAAGAAGCTTTTATTGAGAGCATTAGGCAATCGTTACCTTATGCCTTTGGAATTGTGGAAGACCTGGCCAAGCAATTGGCACAGGGTGAAGCGGAATGGGTAGAGCATTCGGTACCACCACCAACTGAGCAAGATAGAGCCCAGCTATTGCGGATGATAGGTGGGGATGCGATTCGTGGTGCAGTCGAGCGTTATTTCGGGATCAAGTTAGCCTTTCAAAACTGCCACAAAACCGCTATATTTCGTCCAGAAGCTTTAGAATCACCTGCTTATCAGGACTTTATTTCTATTCGCAGTCAAATTCTGAATCAGACACCAGAACTGATCGATTGTTAA
- a CDS encoding RNA-directed DNA polymerase gives MTEQPRTYRRFHPIVADAYTAVHKWLEVTVKDAHGYKDLHYEDIKKNLKKTDWIDIASQYYAFFHTHYFKAAHTLESIIGTEQIITWLRHRQKVCVLDVGCGAGAGSAAFLETVIKLKEKGDLTNEVNILFIGIDPSFRAIGLYIKMMENLKSSCSDLVNIEFKHIVNGFPNATTEIERYLRSERSLSELPCLSNVLVMQLNVISPFSQTYRTHQENYDELRSLCIDIDGGSTEDNLGLGTSEALAYKQLIETVAIDVMHLVTVGTKNMEYQVKLGTNSKVTLAERIKEMMINLHQIVGNRHTIEQIHSDNHIVHFENPENCYWKDRERKRYHKRYHTDFYADFQTISSADRAEDKDWNEVISLDNLNLAWARARRNLLSESLYDETELRLFETNLDSNIAKLQEQLCAYASDVALVDQTISYKFPKNVEKTRPRGLSRIEEEILSVAIIQKLGDKSSQLRGSSYAYRISGKQQNTEYLYDYYFTAYRDYLKKARDSANNYPNGAILRVDIESFYTKIIQEQLCHELYRELTESERVRWLIRLLLSKTIDEHQLGQGITQGNIGSGFYANIYLTSVDAKFGSGNEWGVELHRYVDDMIFVIPNPEDMKIIENTVKDELQKLGLNLNENKTEKIYEVSSFLEQSDQDQRLDELSDRFDCVVNPLWIMNSEHRDIFKSYFHNDELWWHHIHHYQQCLREIKIYINDTDLSHKIYKYLYNNKSRERDLAKQKDVFGLEGELKYTQPPDDESFNAIRQWSASFITSNNVWSTNRDNLRKDLVKLFEDRWQELCELNGSHPNQTRTLERDIRFALYRLSILGLEDILNTLMEILRQAFWIIRNPLNVLENLAKQGYLAEIRSLLTHYQNIEQPVEYLKAVTIRAMRFLPKIYAKEWELIVKFGTSLESSVSIAEKLMATETWLYLGHKYNDFKQNDHIEAVKIALRSKPPERLQKNYLLILGQFEPKAVEEFQVNRNDPMLVTARNLALEGNRSDIFDLPEPKIIRQKYYSGQAPNDSDQEVY, from the coding sequence GTGACTGAACAACCACGTACATATCGTCGTTTTCATCCTATTGTTGCCGATGCTTACACTGCTGTACATAAGTGGCTAGAAGTCACTGTTAAAGATGCTCATGGCTACAAAGATTTACACTACGAGGATATAAAAAAGAACCTTAAAAAAACTGATTGGATAGATATTGCTTCCCAATATTATGCTTTTTTTCATACACATTATTTCAAAGCAGCACATACATTAGAGTCCATTATTGGAACAGAACAAATTATAACTTGGCTAAGACATAGACAAAAAGTCTGTGTCTTAGATGTGGGTTGTGGTGCTGGTGCTGGTTCCGCAGCATTTTTAGAAACAGTTATTAAACTAAAGGAGAAAGGCGATCTCACCAATGAAGTAAATATCCTTTTTATTGGAATCGATCCAAGCTTCCGGGCTATTGGTCTTTATATTAAGATGATGGAAAATCTAAAGTCATCTTGTTCTGATCTAGTCAACATAGAATTTAAACATATAGTTAATGGTTTTCCTAATGCTACAACTGAAATAGAAAGATATTTAAGGAGTGAACGCTCATTATCTGAACTACCATGTTTGTCCAATGTCTTAGTAATGCAGCTAAATGTTATTTCTCCCTTCAGTCAAACCTACAGAACTCATCAAGAAAATTATGATGAACTAAGGTCTTTATGTATTGATATTGACGGAGGCTCTACAGAGGATAACTTAGGTCTTGGAACTTCTGAAGCTCTGGCTTACAAACAATTGATAGAAACTGTGGCAATTGATGTGATGCACCTTGTCACTGTTGGAACTAAAAATATGGAATACCAAGTAAAATTGGGCACAAATAGTAAAGTAACTTTGGCTGAAAGAATTAAGGAAATGATGATAAACCTACATCAAATTGTAGGTAATCGACATACTATTGAGCAAATTCATTCAGATAATCATATTGTTCATTTTGAAAATCCAGAAAACTGCTATTGGAAAGATAGAGAGAGAAAAAGATATCATAAAAGATATCATACGGATTTTTATGCTGATTTTCAGACAATATCGAGTGCCGATCGAGCAGAAGATAAAGATTGGAATGAAGTTATAAGTCTTGATAATCTCAACTTAGCCTGGGCCAGGGCACGTCGCAATCTATTATCGGAGTCTTTATATGATGAGACTGAATTGCGTCTTTTTGAAACTAATTTAGATTCAAATATTGCCAAATTACAAGAACAATTATGTGCTTATGCTAGTGATGTTGCATTAGTAGATCAAACCATCTCTTATAAATTTCCTAAGAATGTGGAAAAGACTCGTCCAAGAGGACTGTCACGAATTGAAGAAGAAATTTTATCCGTCGCCATTATTCAGAAATTAGGTGACAAGTCATCTCAACTAAGAGGTAGTAGCTACGCCTACAGAATCTCTGGTAAACAACAAAATACAGAATATCTTTATGACTATTATTTTACAGCTTATCGTGATTACCTTAAAAAAGCACGTGATAGTGCTAACAACTATCCTAATGGGGCAATTTTAAGAGTAGACATTGAATCATTTTATACAAAAATTATTCAAGAGCAGCTTTGTCATGAACTTTATAGGGAATTAACAGAAAGCGAACGGGTACGTTGGCTGATTAGGTTATTACTTTCTAAAACTATTGATGAACATCAATTAGGTCAGGGGATTACTCAGGGAAATATTGGATCGGGCTTTTATGCAAATATTTATTTAACTTCAGTAGATGCCAAATTTGGCAGTGGTAATGAATGGGGAGTTGAACTACATCGTTATGTAGATGATATGATTTTCGTCATTCCCAACCCAGAAGATATGAAGATAATTGAAAATACTGTCAAAGATGAGTTACAAAAGCTAGGACTAAATCTCAACGAAAACAAAACAGAGAAAATATACGAGGTTTCTTCGTTTTTAGAGCAATCTGATCAAGATCAACGTCTAGATGAATTGAGCGATCGCTTTGATTGTGTGGTCAACCCACTGTGGATAATGAATTCAGAACACCGCGATATTTTTAAGAGTTACTTTCACAATGATGAACTATGGTGGCATCATATTCATCATTATCAACAATGCCTAAGAGAGATCAAAATTTATATAAATGATACAGATCTAAGTCACAAAATATATAAGTATTTGTATAATAACAAAAGCCGTGAGCGAGACTTGGCCAAACAGAAAGACGTTTTTGGATTAGAAGGAGAATTAAAGTATACACAACCGCCAGATGATGAATCTTTTAACGCAATTCGTCAGTGGTCTGCTTCTTTTATTACTTCTAATAATGTTTGGAGTACAAATAGAGATAATTTGCGTAAAGACCTAGTAAAATTATTCGAGGATAGGTGGCAAGAACTGTGCGAGTTAAATGGTAGTCATCCAAATCAGACACGGACATTGGAGAGAGATATTCGTTTTGCCCTCTATAGGCTTTCTATTTTAGGACTTGAGGATATACTTAATACCTTAATGGAGATTTTGCGCCAAGCTTTTTGGATTATTCGCAATCCTCTCAATGTGCTGGAGAATCTAGCTAAGCAAGGCTATCTAGCTGAAATCAGAAGCTTACTGACACATTATCAAAATATTGAACAGCCTGTTGAATATCTAAAAGCAGTTACAATCAGGGCAATGCGCTTCCTGCCAAAGATATATGCTAAAGAATGGGAATTGATTGTTAAATTTGGTACTAGTTTAGAGAGTTCAGTTAGTATTGCCGAAAAGCTGATGGCAACTGAAACCTGGTTATATCTAGGACACAAATATAATGACTTTAAACAAAACGATCATATTGAAGCAGTAAAGATTGCTCTTAGATCTAAACCACCAGAAAGATTACAGAAAAACTATCTATTGATTTTGGGACAGTTTGAACCTAAAGCTGTAGAAGAGTTCCAGGTTAATAGAAATGACCCCATGCTCGTTACTGCCAGAAATCTTGCTCTTGAAGGTAATCGATCTGACATATTTGATTTACCAGAGCCTAAAATCATTCGACAAAAGTACTACAGTGGACAAGCACCAAATGATAGTGATCAAGAAGTGTATTAA
- a CDS encoding GDP-mannose 4,6-dehydratase, producing the protein MKKALVCGVSGQDGAYLAKLLLDKGYTVCGTSRDAQMSSFRKLVYLGIRDQIKLESMTLTDFRSVLQVLTKFQPYEVYNLAGQSSVGLSFGQPVETLESIATGTINLLEAIRFTGAPIKLYNAGSSECFGDTGDKAADEQTPFRPRSPYGVAKAAAFWEVANYREAYGLFACSGILFNHESPLRPERFVTQKIVSAACRIANGSKEKLRLGNMAIKRDWGWAPEYVQGMYLMLQQDQPDDYVIATGESYKLEDFVATAFATLDLDWQEHVVTDSNLFRPTDLALGKSNPAKARDKLGWQAQYKMPDVVRMMVEARWESLSK; encoded by the coding sequence ATGAAAAAGGCACTGGTTTGTGGAGTATCTGGTCAGGATGGAGCCTATTTAGCAAAGTTGCTCTTAGACAAAGGCTATACTGTCTGTGGCACGTCACGGGATGCTCAAATGTCCTCCTTTAGGAAATTGGTGTATTTGGGTATCCGAGACCAAATTAAATTGGAATCAATGACACTGACGGATTTTCGTAGTGTATTGCAAGTGCTGACAAAATTCCAACCCTATGAAGTTTACAACTTGGCTGGGCAAAGTTCAGTGGGTTTGTCTTTTGGACAACCGGTAGAAACCCTAGAAAGCATAGCAACTGGCACGATTAATTTATTAGAGGCAATTCGCTTTACTGGTGCTCCCATTAAACTCTATAACGCTGGTTCTAGTGAGTGCTTTGGGGATACTGGAGACAAAGCCGCTGATGAACAGACTCCCTTTCGTCCCAGAAGTCCCTATGGTGTTGCTAAAGCAGCAGCGTTTTGGGAAGTAGCTAACTACCGTGAAGCCTATGGGTTATTTGCCTGCTCTGGTATTTTATTTAATCATGAGTCTCCCCTACGACCAGAACGATTTGTGACCCAAAAAATTGTTAGTGCTGCTTGTCGGATTGCTAACGGTAGTAAAGAGAAGCTTCGTTTGGGCAATATGGCAATTAAGCGTGACTGGGGTTGGGCTCCTGAATATGTTCAAGGAATGTATTTAATGCTACAGCAAGACCAGCCAGATGATTATGTAATAGCGACAGGAGAGAGTTATAAATTAGAAGATTTCGTGGCAACGGCGTTTGCTACACTTGACTTGGACTGGCAAGAGCATGTGGTGACCGATAGCAACTTATTCCGACCGACTGATTTGGCTTTAGGGAAATCTAACCCAGCTAAGGCAAGGGATAAGTTAGGCTGGCAAGCCCAATACAAAATGCCGGATGTGGTGCGAATGATGGTGGAAGCTCGGTGGGAAAGTTTGTCTAAGTAA
- a CDS encoding type II toxin-antitoxin system HicB family antitoxin, translating to MKWRVILEPDLHNGDWAAWCPELPGCTSCGETKVEAIENMREAIELYLEPAPLELPEGSVTCEVTI from the coding sequence ATGAAATGGAGAGTCATTCTTGAGCCTGATCTACATAACGGAGACTGGGCAGCTTGGTGCCCCGAACTTCCTGGTTGTACTTCCTGTGGTGAAACTAAAGTAGAAGCAATAGAAAATATGCGTGAGGCTATTGAACTCTACCTTGAACCTGCCCCCCTTGAGCTGCCGGAAGGTTCTGTTACTTGCGAGGTTACTATCTAA
- a CDS encoding type II toxin-antitoxin system HicA family toxin yields the protein MGDRIRRMNARQVEAILARYGFDLISQKGSHRKWRNSQQNLQVIVPYHKGRDLPIGTLRNIFVSADIPESEWKG from the coding sequence ATGGGCGATCGGATTCGCCGAATGAATGCTAGACAAGTTGAGGCCATCCTTGCTCGGTACGGTTTCGATCTGATTAGCCAGAAGGGTAGCCATCGGAAGTGGCGCAACTCTCAACAAAACCTTCAAGTTATTGTTCCGTATCACAAAGGACGAGACTTACCGATTGGAACACTGAGGAATATATTTGTCAGTGCAGATATTCCTGAATCAGAGTGGAAAGGCTAG